A portion of the Acidisoma sp. PAMC 29798 genome contains these proteins:
- the lnt gene encoding apolipoprotein N-acyltransferase produces the protein MPSLLQPCSRLIMRKPLVLAFLLGLISALALPPTYLLPVLWISLPGLLWLIGRAPSARRAGTLGLAFGFGHLLIGLYWITEPILLEAADFWWLVPFAVPGLALLIGMFIAVPCALAWYAPAGLPRVLVLTGAWTLADLALQFAVTGFPWNLWGTDVALPGIVGTLLIQPAAWIGVLGLTLGIVFAASLPVLGRRGVIASAVLMLLWAGAGGWRLSEAHPKPSGVTVGVIQGNGDAQFVSDRAAALALFRRYLTLSAKAVAEARAGRDPSAPIVLLWPETASPFLLESDAAARQAIAETVGPGVTVLAGMLRFGTGNRIYNSLGAVQGPGPLAAIYDKWHLVPFGEYQPAWLPMQILPGEGFSRGPGPRTLHIAGLPPVGPLICYESIFSGQIIREADRPDWMALITNDAWFGNSSGPRQHLAAARLRAVEEGLPLARAANTGISGLFDASGREIGRIGMRRQGVWVGRLPGDLPPTLFSRCGLWAPTALAMIFLIAGWFLGAVRRQFHN, from the coding sequence ATGGTTGATCGGTCGCGCGCCCAGCGCCCGCCGCGCCGGTACGCTCGGCCTGGCCTTCGGCTTCGGCCACCTCCTCATTGGTCTCTACTGGATCACCGAGCCGATCTTGTTGGAGGCGGCAGACTTCTGGTGGCTTGTGCCCTTCGCCGTTCCGGGCCTTGCCCTGCTGATCGGCATGTTCATCGCAGTCCCCTGTGCCTTGGCCTGGTATGCACCAGCAGGTCTCCCGAGGGTTCTGGTGCTGACAGGCGCCTGGACGCTGGCCGATCTCGCCCTCCAATTCGCGGTCACCGGCTTTCCCTGGAACCTCTGGGGAACCGACGTGGCTTTGCCTGGCATCGTCGGCACGCTCCTCATTCAGCCTGCTGCCTGGATCGGTGTCTTGGGGCTGACGCTCGGGATTGTTTTTGCCGCCTCACTGCCGGTCCTTGGCAGGCGGGGCGTGATTGCCTCGGCCGTCCTTATGCTGCTTTGGGCTGGGGCGGGCGGATGGCGCTTGTCGGAGGCGCATCCCAAGCCGTCGGGCGTGACGGTGGGCGTCATCCAGGGAAACGGGGACGCGCAATTCGTCTCGGACCGCGCCGCCGCGCTGGCCTTGTTCCGGCGCTACCTGACACTCAGTGCCAAGGCGGTGGCTGAGGCCCGAGCGGGCCGTGACCCTTCGGCGCCGATCGTGCTGCTCTGGCCCGAAACCGCGTCGCCGTTCCTGTTGGAGAGTGATGCCGCCGCGCGGCAGGCCATTGCCGAGACGGTGGGGCCTGGCGTCACGGTCCTGGCCGGAATGCTGCGGTTCGGCACCGGCAACCGAATCTATAATAGCCTCGGCGCCGTGCAGGGGCCTGGGCCTTTGGCGGCCATCTACGACAAATGGCATCTCGTGCCGTTTGGGGAGTATCAGCCGGCCTGGTTGCCGATGCAGATCCTGCCCGGCGAGGGGTTTTCGCGTGGGCCGGGGCCGCGCACGCTTCATATCGCGGGCCTGCCGCCGGTCGGTCCGCTCATTTGCTATGAATCGATTTTCTCCGGCCAGATCATTCGGGAGGCGGATCGGCCGGATTGGATGGCGCTGATCACCAACGATGCCTGGTTCGGCAATAGCAGTGGCCCGCGTCAGCATCTGGCGGCGGCGCGGCTGCGTGCGGTGGAAGAAGGTCTTCCTTTGGCCCGCGCCGCCAATACGGGGATTTCGGGCCTTTTCGATGCCTCCGGGCGCGAAATCGGCCGTATTGGCATGAGACGTCAAGGCGTTTGGGTTGGCAGACTGCCGGGCGACCTGCCGCCGACCCTGTTTTCGCGCTGTGGACTTTGGGCCCCCACCGCTCTGGCAATGATCTTTTTGATAGCGGGCTGGTTTCTTGGAGCGGTGCGCCGGCAATTTCACAATTAA
- a CDS encoding helix-turn-helix domain-containing protein: MTESVNTGLVIRENRQSPTSSPSPIDVNVGARIRLRRTQLGMSQEKLGDALRVSFQQIQKYERGMNRVGASRLLDLSRALGVEIGFFYEGIPGGYGASPPTPPRAAPAFGFAESQEEFSLDAPDKREAQDLIVAYYRISDPSVRTRVLDLIKSLGTAPDTREPAA, translated from the coding sequence GTGACCGAATCTGTTAATACCGGCCTCGTGATCCGAGAGAACCGCCAGAGCCCGACCTCGAGCCCGAGCCCGATCGATGTCAACGTTGGTGCCCGCATCCGCTTGCGCCGCACACAGCTCGGCATGTCGCAGGAGAAGCTCGGAGACGCGCTCCGTGTGAGCTTTCAGCAAATCCAGAAATACGAACGGGGCATGAACAGGGTCGGGGCGTCGCGCCTGCTCGACCTGTCACGCGCCCTGGGTGTTGAGATCGGCTTTTTCTATGAAGGAATCCCCGGGGGATATGGGGCCAGTCCGCCGACCCCGCCGCGCGCAGCCCCCGCTTTTGGCTTCGCCGAATCGCAGGAAGAGTTCTCGTTGGATGCGCCGGATAAGCGCGAAGCCCAGGACCTGATTGTTGCCTATTACCGGATCAGCGATCCCAGCGTCCGCACGCGGGTCTTGGACCTGATCAAATCACTCGGCACCGCGCCGGACACACGCGAGCCCGCGGCTTAA
- a CDS encoding LysR substrate-binding domain-containing protein produces the protein MNHPASLDPDLLRVFVYIAEERSFTRAAQLVGRTQSAVSMQVQRLEAVLGQQLLHRGRGGSVELTRHGQFLLQRARDMLALNDDVWRTFHQPSVSGTVCIGTPDDYALRFLPDALMRFAQSHPNVEVEVVCAPSDELVPRLKAGTLDLTLLSDGYQPEQFPTTELWRGPLVWITSDRHTAHRIDPLPVALASSLCHWRKAAVAQLERSGRAYRVAYTSATQTGTLAPVLAGLAVGVSPSTMLPPGVRVLGPEDNVPSLPDFRVVMVKGRDARQPVTDVLGDYIAETFARETEKAGGMRTGLAA, from the coding sequence ATGAACCATCCGGCATCGCTCGATCCCGATCTGCTCCGCGTCTTCGTCTATATCGCCGAGGAGCGGAGCTTCACCCGCGCCGCCCAATTGGTGGGGCGCACGCAATCCGCCGTCTCCATGCAGGTGCAGCGCCTGGAAGCCGTGCTCGGCCAACAGCTTCTGCATCGGGGGCGCGGCGGCAGCGTGGAGCTGACGCGTCATGGCCAGTTCCTGCTGCAGCGCGCCCGCGACATGCTCGCCCTCAATGACGACGTCTGGCGGACCTTCCATCAGCCCTCCGTCAGCGGCACCGTCTGCATCGGCACGCCAGACGACTATGCCTTGCGCTTTCTGCCGGACGCTTTGATGCGCTTCGCGCAGAGCCATCCGAATGTCGAAGTGGAGGTGGTCTGCGCGCCGTCCGATGAACTGGTGCCGCGCCTTAAGGCCGGCACGCTGGATCTGACGCTGCTCTCCGACGGCTATCAGCCGGAGCAGTTCCCCACGACCGAACTCTGGCGCGGTCCACTCGTCTGGATCACCTCGGATCGTCACACGGCGCATCGCATCGATCCGCTGCCCGTGGCTTTAGCGAGCAGCCTTTGTCATTGGCGAAAGGCGGCCGTGGCACAGCTTGAGCGGAGCGGCCGGGCCTATCGCGTCGCCTATACCTCGGCGACACAGACCGGCACTCTGGCACCTGTCTTGGCCGGTCTTGCCGTGGGGGTTTCGCCCTCGACCATGCTGCCGCCGGGGGTTCGCGTTCTCGGACCGGAGGACAACGTGCCATCCCTGCCGGATTTTCGCGTCGTCATGGTCAAGGGGCGGGATGCGCGGCAGCCGGTGACGGATGTTCTGGGCGATTACATCGCCGAGACATTCGCACGCGAGACGGAGAAGGCCGGCGGTATGCGGACCGGGCTGGCCGCTTAA
- a CDS encoding DUF1127 domain-containing protein, whose translation MSLTLRTSRFAVPRLPVVTLWRGVVSVLRRLRRDANLRRDLERMDDHMLSDIGVSRAQLGFEVDRQP comes from the coding sequence ATGTCGCTCACTCTCCGAACCAGCCGTTTTGCGGTGCCCAGGCTGCCTGTCGTCACGCTCTGGCGTGGTGTGGTTTCGGTGCTTCGTCGGCTACGGCGTGACGCAAACCTTCGCCGCGACTTGGAGCGGATGGACGACCATATGCTGTCCGACATCGGTGTTTCGCGCGCGCAGTTGGGGTTCGAGGTCGATCGGCAGCCGTGA
- the uvrB gene encoding excinuclease ABC subunit UvrB, which translates to MSQVLAPPSPPSIVQPVLGFMPQKQPPRPVDKPFRVVSEFEPAGDQPTAITELVRGMEAGERDQVLLGVTGSGKTFTMAKVIEAIQRPTLILAPNKTLAAQLFAEMKSFFPDNAVEYFVSYYDYYQPEAYVARTDTYIEKDAQINEQIDRMRHSATRAVLERNDVIIVASVSCIYGIGSVETYAKMIVKLEVGGKIDRDILAKALVELQYRRNDIAFARGTFRLRGETVDIYPSHYEDRAWRITLFGDEIEAISEFDPLTGTIAGSLEQVTIYANSHYVTPRPTLSQAVIRIKHELKERLDELQAEGKLLEVERLNQRTTFDIEMMETTGSCKGIENYSRYLTGRAPGEPPPTFFEYLPENALLIVDESHVTVPQIGGMSRGDAARKTVLSDFGFRLPSCADNRPLKFEEWERFRPQSMFVSATPGPWEMERTGGSFAEQVIRPTGLIDPVVEIRPVEKQVDDLLAEIRIVRDLGGRVLVTTLTKRMSEDLTEYLTEQGVKVRYLHSDIDTLERIEIIRNLRLGVFDVLVGINLLREGLDIPECMLVAILDADKEGFLRSQTSLIQTIGRAARNVDGRVICYADVMTRSLRAALEETDRRRQKQHEWNQDHGITPTSVRKHITEVLDSVFEQDYVTVAPVKDGGIGDFVGKDLRSAIAEIEKRMRAAAADLEFEQAARLRDELKRLEALDLGLAPPPNAQRIGKRDFMPEPMGPGGGGYDPEKRRGRSGPKRSAARGKK; encoded by the coding sequence ATGTCCCAGGTGCTCGCCCCGCCGTCCCCGCCGTCTATCGTCCAGCCCGTGCTCGGCTTCATGCCGCAGAAGCAGCCGCCTCGGCCGGTCGATAAGCCCTTCCGCGTCGTCTCCGAATTCGAGCCGGCGGGCGATCAGCCGACCGCCATCACCGAACTCGTGCGCGGCATGGAAGCCGGCGAGCGGGACCAGGTGCTGCTCGGCGTCACCGGCTCTGGCAAGACCTTCACCATGGCCAAGGTCATCGAGGCGATCCAGCGCCCGACGCTGATCCTGGCACCCAATAAGACGCTGGCGGCCCAGCTCTTTGCAGAGATGAAGAGCTTTTTCCCCGACAATGCGGTGGAATACTTCGTCAGCTACTACGACTACTACCAGCCAGAAGCCTATGTCGCGCGCACCGACACCTATATCGAGAAGGACGCGCAGATCAACGAACAGATCGACCGCATGCGCCATTCGGCGACGCGGGCGGTGCTGGAACGCAACGACGTCATCATCGTCGCCTCTGTCTCCTGCATCTATGGCATCGGCTCGGTCGAGACCTATGCCAAGATGATTGTTAAGCTGGAGGTGGGCGGTAAGATCGACCGCGATATTCTGGCCAAGGCGCTGGTCGAACTGCAGTATCGCCGGAACGACATCGCCTTCGCGCGCGGCACCTTCCGGCTGCGGGGCGAGACCGTGGACATCTACCCCAGTCATTACGAGGACCGCGCCTGGCGCATCACCCTGTTCGGGGATGAAATCGAGGCGATCAGCGAATTCGATCCCCTGACCGGCACCATCGCCGGCTCGCTGGAGCAAGTCACGATCTACGCCAATAGCCATTACGTGACGCCGCGCCCGACGCTTAGCCAAGCAGTGATTCGCATCAAGCACGAGCTGAAAGAGCGGCTCGACGAATTGCAGGCCGAGGGCAAGCTGCTGGAGGTCGAGCGTCTCAATCAGCGCACGACCTTCGATATCGAAATGATGGAGACCACCGGCTCCTGCAAAGGGATCGAAAATTACTCCCGCTATCTCACCGGCCGCGCACCCGGTGAGCCGCCGCCGACCTTCTTCGAGTATCTGCCCGAGAATGCGCTGCTCATCGTCGATGAAAGCCACGTCACGGTGCCGCAGATCGGTGGCATGTCGCGCGGCGATGCGGCGCGCAAGACCGTGCTTAGCGACTTCGGCTTCCGGCTGCCGAGCTGCGCCGACAACCGGCCGCTAAAGTTCGAGGAATGGGAGCGGTTCCGGCCGCAAAGCATGTTCGTCTCGGCGACCCCCGGTCCCTGGGAGATGGAGCGGACGGGCGGCAGTTTTGCCGAGCAGGTGATCCGCCCCACCGGCCTGATCGATCCGGTGGTGGAAATCCGGCCAGTCGAGAAGCAGGTGGACGATCTGCTCGCCGAAATCCGCATCGTGCGCGATCTGGGGGGCCGCGTTCTGGTCACGACTTTGACCAAGCGCATGTCTGAGGATTTGACCGAATACCTGACCGAGCAGGGCGTGAAGGTGCGCTACCTTCATTCGGATATCGATACGCTGGAACGCATCGAGATCATTCGCAACCTGCGCCTCGGCGTGTTCGACGTGCTCGTCGGCATCAACCTGCTGCGCGAGGGGCTCGATATTCCAGAATGCATGCTGGTCGCCATTCTGGATGCCGATAAGGAAGGGTTCCTCCGCTCCCAGACATCGTTGATCCAGACCATCGGTCGCGCCGCGCGTAACGTCGATGGTCGTGTCATCTGCTACGCCGATGTCATGACGCGCAGCCTGCGCGCGGCCTTGGAAGAAACCGACCGGCGGCGGCAGAAGCAGCACGAGTGGAACCAGGATCACGGCATCACGCCGACCTCGGTGCGCAAGCACATCACCGAGGTGCTCGATTCAGTCTTCGAGCAGGATTACGTGACGGTCGCGCCGGTCAAAGATGGGGGCATCGGTGATTTCGTCGGCAAGGATCTGCGGTCGGCGATCGCGGAAATCGAGAAGCGCATGCGCGCCGCGGCGGCCGATCTTGAGTTCGAGCAGGCGGCCCGGCTGCGGGATGAGTTGAAGCGCCTGGAAGCTCTGGACCTCGGCCTGGCGCCGCCGCCCAATGCGCAGCGCATTGGCAAGCGAGACTTTATGCCAGAACCCATGGGGCCGGGTGGCGGCGGTTACGACCCCGAAAAGCGACGCGGTCGCTCCGGCCCGAAACGTTCAGCAGCGCGCGGGAAAAAATGA
- a CDS encoding SDR family oxidoreductase, producing the protein MMIDHRIPRTALVTGGAKRLGRAMVEALATAGFAVAVHYNTSDEAAEALCQDIRDAGGQAVALGADLGEERAVAGLVAAAETALGPLGLLVNNASVFERDEWQDATRESWDRHIEPNLRAPFLLTQDFARALPAEAHGVVINMLDERVWSLTPHFVSYTVSKAALWSLTQSMALALAPRIRVMGIGPGPALPSPRQTEAEFARQCESLPLGVGTSAEEVAAAMMAILSLPSMTGQMLALDGGQHLQWGAASSGILE; encoded by the coding sequence ATGATGATCGACCATCGGATTCCACGGACCGCCCTCGTCACCGGTGGCGCGAAGCGGCTCGGTCGCGCCATGGTCGAGGCGCTGGCCACCGCCGGCTTTGCCGTTGCAGTCCACTACAACACGAGTGACGAGGCGGCGGAGGCCCTGTGCCAAGACATTCGCGACGCAGGCGGCCAAGCTGTCGCCCTTGGGGCCGATCTGGGGGAGGAGCGTGCGGTCGCCGGTTTGGTGGCTGCGGCCGAAACGGCCCTCGGGCCGCTCGGCCTGCTCGTGAACAATGCGAGTGTCTTCGAGCGCGATGAGTGGCAGGATGCGACGCGCGAGAGCTGGGACCGGCATATCGAACCCAATCTGCGGGCGCCCTTCCTGCTCACGCAGGATTTCGCGCGGGCCCTGCCGGCGGAGGCGCATGGCGTCGTGATTAATATGCTCGACGAGCGGGTGTGGTCGCTGACCCCGCATTTCGTGTCCTATACCGTGAGCAAAGCCGCATTGTGGTCCCTGACCCAAAGCATGGCGCTTGCGCTTGCGCCGCGCATTCGCGTCATGGGCATCGGGCCGGGGCCGGCCCTGCCAAGCCCCAGGCAGACGGAGGCCGAGTTCGCCCGCCAATGCGAATCCCTGCCGCTGGGCGTCGGCACCTCGGCCGAGGAAGTGGCGGCAGCGATGATGGCCATTCTGTCGTTGCCATCGATGACCGGTCAGATGCTGGCGCTGGATGGCGGGCAGCATCTGCAATGGGGCGCCGCCTCGTCAGGCATTCTGGAGTGA
- a CDS encoding dihydroneopterin aldolase, which produces MTQPDAALRRVFVRDLCLDARIGVYAEEQDGRQPIRVNMSYWVADDGLDHPDGVGPDSFDRVVDYDGMTRRVRSMIAKAHVALVETMAEKIAQLCLKDPRVVRVRIRVEKLTVFRDAASAGVEIERSRGQIFSTNIPKAQ; this is translated from the coding sequence GTGACCCAGCCCGACGCGGCCCTGCGCCGGGTCTTCGTTCGCGATCTGTGTCTGGATGCGCGGATCGGCGTCTATGCCGAGGAGCAGGATGGCCGCCAACCGATCCGGGTGAACATGTCCTATTGGGTGGCGGATGACGGTCTCGACCATCCGGACGGCGTCGGCCCGGATAGCTTTGACCGCGTGGTCGATTACGATGGCATGACGCGGCGGGTACGGTCGATGATCGCGAAGGCTCATGTCGCCCTGGTGGAAACCATGGCGGAGAAGATCGCTCAACTCTGCCTGAAGGACCCGCGTGTCGTTCGCGTCCGTATCCGTGTGGAAAAGCTCACAGTTTTTCGGGACGCCGCATCGGCGGGTGTGGAGATCGAGCGCTCCCGTGGGCAAATCTTTTCCACCAATATCCCGAAGGCTCAATAG